A single Cnuibacter physcomitrellae DNA region contains:
- a CDS encoding SLC13 family permease: MLVLAVVCVATGFLPPADTGALLARIAPVLGFVVAITIVAELGSEAGVFEALAERMGRWGRGRVVALWASVIVLAVLSTAFLSLDTTAVLVTPVVVLLAQRVGISPIPFALATVWLANTASLLLPVSNLTNLLATDRIGGGAGAFLALSWAPALVGIAVPVIILSILYRRSLTGSYTVAPVERSDDRVLLVVSAVVTLVLLPMLVITTEVWIPASIAAVVLLVLFAVRRRSAIRVGLVPWNAIGIALALFALVETAHAHGLEDLLASVAGTGTGPLDLLRLAALGALGANGINNLPAYLVLEPQAAGEPLRLMALLIGVNLGPLVSPWASLATLLWHDRVVSLGVTVRWGRFALMGLVAVAIMIPLATILLALVH, encoded by the coding sequence CTGCTCGTCCTCGCCGTCGTCTGCGTAGCGACCGGCTTCCTCCCGCCCGCCGACACGGGGGCGCTGCTGGCACGCATCGCGCCCGTGCTCGGCTTCGTCGTGGCGATCACGATCGTCGCCGAGCTCGGGAGCGAGGCGGGCGTCTTCGAGGCGCTCGCCGAGCGGATGGGCCGGTGGGGTCGTGGACGTGTCGTGGCCCTGTGGGCCTCGGTGATCGTGCTGGCCGTGCTCAGCACCGCCTTCCTGTCGCTCGACACGACGGCGGTCCTCGTCACGCCGGTGGTGGTCCTCCTCGCCCAGCGCGTCGGGATCTCCCCGATCCCGTTCGCGCTCGCCACCGTGTGGCTCGCGAACACCGCATCCCTCCTGCTGCCGGTGTCGAACCTGACCAACCTGCTCGCAACGGACAGGATCGGCGGGGGAGCGGGTGCCTTCCTGGCGCTCAGCTGGGCGCCGGCCCTGGTGGGGATCGCGGTGCCCGTCATCATCCTCAGCATCCTCTACCGCCGGTCGTTGACCGGGTCGTACACGGTCGCCCCGGTGGAGCGCAGCGATGATCGGGTGCTGCTCGTCGTCTCGGCCGTCGTCACCCTCGTGCTCCTCCCGATGCTCGTCATCACCACCGAGGTGTGGATCCCGGCGTCGATCGCGGCCGTCGTGCTCCTCGTGCTCTTCGCGGTGAGGCGCCGGTCGGCGATCCGCGTCGGCCTGGTCCCGTGGAACGCGATCGGCATCGCGCTGGCGCTCTTCGCCCTGGTCGAGACGGCGCACGCCCACGGCCTCGAGGACCTCCTCGCCAGCGTCGCGGGAACGGGGACCGGCCCGCTCGACCTGCTGCGTCTGGCGGCGCTCGGCGCGCTGGGCGCGAACGGCATCAACAACCTGCCCGCCTACCTCGTCCTGGAGCCGCAGGCGGCGGGCGAGCCGCTCCGGCTGATGGCGCTGCTCATCGGTGTGAACCTCGGCCCGCTCGTCAGTCCGTGGGCGTCCCTCGCGACGCTGCTGTGGCACGACCGCGTGGTGTCGCTGGGAGTGACGGTGCGCTGGGGCCGCTTCGCGCTGATGGGGCTGGTCGCCGTCGCGATCATGATCCCGCTCGCGACGATCCTCCTCGCGCTGGTCCACTGA
- a CDS encoding SDR family oxidoreductase, translating to MPSMYDAQDPIHQYPGPPFPAQQQSGPGDIHEMDPAPDHGEQSYVGKGRLEGRKAIITGADSGIGRAVAIAYAREGADVVLSYLPEEQDQAEEVAALVRDAGRQAVLVPGDLQDEQANVALVETAVEELGGVDILALIAGAMPTVDSIDDFETETLDHVLKTNIYPLFWTTKAASPHLQPGAAIITCASIQGYVPSPQLAEYAVSKAGIVNWTRAMAQQLAERGIRVNGVAPGPVWTPLQPAFVPNEKIESFGSEAAYGRPAQPAELAPPFVLLASQEASYISGETIAVTGGTPTH from the coding sequence ATGCCTTCGATGTACGACGCCCAGGACCCCATCCACCAGTACCCCGGCCCGCCGTTCCCCGCGCAGCAGCAGAGCGGCCCCGGCGACATCCACGAGATGGACCCCGCGCCCGACCACGGCGAGCAGAGCTACGTCGGCAAGGGGCGGCTCGAGGGCCGGAAGGCCATCATCACCGGAGCGGACTCCGGCATCGGACGAGCCGTCGCCATCGCGTACGCCCGCGAGGGCGCCGACGTCGTCCTCTCCTATCTGCCCGAGGAGCAGGATCAGGCCGAGGAGGTCGCCGCGCTGGTGCGCGATGCCGGTCGGCAGGCCGTCCTCGTCCCCGGCGACCTGCAGGACGAGCAGGCGAACGTCGCACTCGTCGAGACCGCCGTCGAGGAGCTCGGCGGCGTCGACATCCTCGCCCTCATCGCGGGCGCCATGCCCACGGTCGACAGCATCGACGACTTCGAGACCGAGACGCTCGACCACGTCCTCAAGACGAACATCTACCCGCTGTTCTGGACGACGAAGGCGGCCTCCCCGCACCTCCAGCCCGGTGCGGCCATCATCACCTGTGCGAGCATCCAGGGCTACGTCCCCTCGCCGCAGCTCGCCGAGTACGCCGTGTCCAAGGCCGGGATCGTCAACTGGACCCGGGCCATGGCCCAGCAGCTCGCGGAGCGCGGCATCCGTGTGAACGGCGTCGCGCCGGGGCCGGTGTGGACGCCTCTGCAGCCCGCGTTCGTGCCGAACGAGAAGATCGAGTCCTTCGGGAGCGAGGCCGCGTACGGCCGTCCGGCCCAGCCCGCGGAGCTCGCCCCGCCGTTCGTGCTGCTCGCCTCCCAGGAGGCGAGCTACATCAGCGGCGAGACGATCGCCGTGACCGGCGGCACGCCGACCCACTGA
- a CDS encoding DUF2277 domain-containing protein: protein MCRNIRVLHNFEPPTSDDEVREAALQFVRKVSGSTHPSRANAAAFDQAIDEIAAATRRLLDGLVTNAPPRDREREAVKGRERHEKRMEREVRIRTATA from the coding sequence ATGTGCAGGAACATCCGAGTGCTCCACAACTTCGAGCCGCCCACGAGCGACGACGAGGTACGGGAGGCCGCTCTGCAGTTCGTCCGGAAGGTGAGCGGGTCGACGCATCCCTCGCGCGCGAACGCCGCCGCGTTCGACCAGGCCATCGACGAGATCGCCGCAGCGACACGGAGGCTCCTCGACGGGCTCGTCACGAACGCGCCGCCACGCGACCGCGAGCGGGAGGCCGTGAAGGGTCGCGAGCGCCACGAGAAGCGCATGGAGCGCGAGGTCCGCATCCGGACCGCGACGGCCTGA
- a CDS encoding VOC family protein, translated as MPVTGPDFISLQVRDLAASQAFYEQYLGLVRSPAGPPHAVVFQTAPIAFALRDIVPGTDLDAVDRPGIGAAIWLHATDVQEIHDALVADGHPIVAAPIDGPFGRTFTFADPDGYHVTLHDRG; from the coding sequence ATGCCCGTCACCGGCCCCGACTTCATCTCGCTGCAGGTCCGTGACCTCGCCGCCTCGCAGGCGTTCTACGAGCAGTACCTGGGTCTCGTGCGCTCCCCCGCGGGCCCGCCCCACGCCGTGGTGTTCCAGACGGCCCCGATCGCCTTCGCCCTCAGGGACATCGTCCCCGGAACGGATCTGGACGCGGTCGACCGTCCGGGGATCGGCGCGGCGATCTGGCTCCACGCCACCGACGTCCAGGAGATCCACGACGCGCTCGTCGCGGACGGCCACCCCATCGTCGCCGCCCCGATCGACGGTCCCTTCGGGCGCACCTTCACATTCGCGGACCCTGACGGCTACCACGTGACGCTCCACGACCGGGGCTGA
- a CDS encoding MarR family winged helix-turn-helix transcriptional regulator: MVQDGPGIELETSLGYLLKEVSSVLRAEMEEVLRPLGMTVTHYSCLELLAQRPGLSNSELARGTFVTRQSMNVLLQSLERDGIVTRASEPAVGKVLPTRLTPRGRRSLEKASAAVRSVEDRMLSGLSVAERSEALRILRGMAGSLRQREPAS, from the coding sequence ATGGTGCAAGACGGACCAGGGATCGAGCTCGAGACGTCGCTGGGATATCTCCTCAAGGAGGTGTCGAGCGTCCTCCGTGCCGAGATGGAGGAGGTCCTCCGTCCGCTCGGGATGACGGTGACGCACTATTCGTGCCTCGAGCTGCTGGCGCAACGGCCCGGCCTGTCGAACTCGGAGCTCGCGCGGGGGACGTTCGTGACACGGCAGTCGATGAACGTGCTGCTCCAGTCGCTGGAGCGCGACGGGATCGTGACGCGGGCATCCGAGCCCGCGGTGGGCAAGGTCCTCCCCACGCGGCTGACGCCGCGGGGCCGCCGGAGTCTCGAGAAGGCCTCCGCCGCCGTGCGCTCAGTGGAGGACAGGATGCTCAGCGGCCTCAGCGTCGCCGAGCGATCCGAGGCCCTGCGGATCCTGAGGGGCATGGCCGGCTCCCTGAGGCAGCGCGAACCGGCGTCTTGA
- a CDS encoding GrpB family protein, translating to MSPNRTPRRPDVTDVDIIGGPERLELQLHEYDERWPVIFRQHRERIRGALGQAALGVEHIGSTAVPGLAAKPIVDIVVSVDDITAEEDYLAPLLEAGYLLRVREPRHRLVRTAARDVHVHVYEHDDPAVEEYLLLRDRLRSHAADRALYEETKRALLERRWDDMNDYAEAKTEVIAGIRARARAASRETGSAATPSPR from the coding sequence GTGAGCCCGAACCGCACCCCGCGCCGCCCCGACGTCACGGACGTCGACATCATCGGCGGTCCGGAGCGCCTCGAGCTCCAGCTCCACGAGTACGACGAGCGCTGGCCGGTGATCTTCCGCCAGCACCGGGAGCGCATCCGCGGAGCACTGGGCCAGGCGGCGCTCGGCGTGGAGCACATCGGATCCACGGCCGTTCCCGGACTGGCCGCGAAGCCCATCGTCGACATCGTCGTGTCGGTCGACGACATCACCGCGGAGGAGGACTACCTCGCTCCGCTGCTCGAGGCGGGGTACCTGCTCCGAGTCCGCGAGCCCCGTCACCGACTCGTGCGCACAGCGGCTCGCGACGTCCACGTGCACGTCTACGAGCACGACGATCCCGCGGTGGAGGAGTACCTCCTCCTGCGCGATCGCCTGCGCTCGCACGCGGCCGATCGCGCGCTCTACGAGGAGACGAAGAGGGCGCTCCTCGAGAGGCGATGGGACGACATGAACGACTACGCGGAGGCGAAGACCGAGGTCATCGCCGGCATCCGCGCCCGCGCGCGTGCCGCCTCACGCGAGACCGGCTCCGCCGCCACCCCCTCGCCGCGCTGA
- a CDS encoding HNH endonuclease signature motif containing protein, which yields MSSELGRGPRFEAPRAFHPGVVQVRRGQERLLRRLEELHREAAALEAERMRVLAEYATLTDRGAVLLHPDRPVEGRAMERRSMAAEIATALRVSERSVHADVDDAETLVRELPTTLEALSAGAVSRQHARKIVAQACSLPEGAARTAFEAAVLPLAETLTPARFHTTATRLRERLHPESITTRTRQAFGERSVWLEPGWDGMASLHLTTSAENVYAIEQRLDAHARALNTVDEPRTIGQLRVDVAVDMLLGGPAATLGTVPVALLVTVPALTLADSDPAAAAPDGARSAGAGGGVEQEPGTLSGYGPICPDTARRLAGLAPTFTRILTRPDTGEIVSVGRDSYRVPAAMRRRLRLEDEICRFPGCGRPASACDADHTLDWQYDGETATTNLSHLCRGHHRLKQATGWDVTQEDDRTLTWTSPLGRTSTTHPAARALLDGTRRAQETLARIRDTPPPTGPPPY from the coding sequence ATGAGCAGTGAGCTCGGCCGAGGGCCCCGGTTCGAGGCTCCGCGCGCCTTCCATCCGGGCGTGGTCCAGGTCCGGCGCGGGCAGGAGCGACTCCTCAGGCGGCTGGAGGAGCTGCACCGCGAGGCCGCCGCCCTCGAAGCGGAGCGGATGCGGGTGCTGGCCGAGTACGCGACTCTCACCGATCGGGGTGCGGTCCTCCTCCACCCCGACCGACCGGTGGAGGGTCGGGCGATGGAGCGCCGCTCGATGGCAGCGGAGATCGCGACGGCGCTGCGTGTGTCGGAGAGGAGCGTGCACGCCGACGTCGACGACGCCGAGACCCTCGTCCGCGAGCTCCCCACCACCCTGGAGGCTCTGAGCGCCGGCGCCGTCTCGCGCCAGCACGCCAGGAAGATCGTCGCCCAGGCCTGCTCCCTTCCCGAGGGGGCCGCCCGCACCGCGTTCGAGGCCGCCGTGCTCCCCCTCGCGGAGACGCTCACCCCTGCTCGGTTCCACACGACGGCCACCCGCCTCCGCGAGCGTCTTCACCCCGAGTCGATCACCACCCGGACCCGACAGGCGTTCGGGGAACGCTCCGTCTGGCTCGAGCCGGGCTGGGACGGGATGGCATCGCTGCACCTGACCACCTCTGCCGAGAACGTCTACGCCATCGAGCAGCGACTCGACGCGCACGCCCGCGCGCTGAACACGGTCGACGAGCCCCGTACGATCGGGCAGCTCAGGGTCGACGTCGCGGTCGACATGCTGCTCGGCGGTCCCGCCGCCACGCTGGGCACGGTCCCCGTCGCCCTCCTGGTCACGGTGCCCGCCCTCACGCTCGCAGACTCGGACCCCGCCGCGGCCGCGCCCGACGGGGCCCGCAGCGCCGGCGCCGGCGGCGGCGTCGAACAGGAGCCCGGCACCCTCAGCGGATACGGCCCGATCTGCCCCGACACCGCTCGCCGACTGGCCGGTCTCGCCCCCACCTTCACGCGGATCCTCACGAGACCCGACACGGGCGAGATCGTCTCCGTCGGCCGCGACTCCTACCGGGTGCCCGCCGCGATGCGCCGGCGCCTCCGCCTCGAGGATGAGATCTGCCGCTTCCCCGGCTGCGGTCGTCCCGCCTCCGCGTGCGACGCCGACCACACGCTCGACTGGCAGTACGACGGTGAGACCGCGACCACCAACCTCAGCCACCTCTGCCGCGGCCACCACCGGCTGAAACAGGCCACCGGATGGGACGTCACCCAGGAGGACGACCGCACCCTCACCTGGACCAGCCCCCTCGGCCGCACCAGCACCACACATCCCGCCGCCCGAGCCCTCCTCGACGGCACCCGGCGCGCCCAGGAGACCCTCGCGCGCATCCGCGACACCCCACCACCGACCGGCCCGCCACCCTACTGA
- a CDS encoding DUF808 domain-containing protein, which yields MSVGLLAVVDDILTAALKASAKTAGVVIDDAAVTPQYVQGLSPARELPVVRNIALGSLFNKFIIIIPVALLLTAFAPWVLPFLLIIGGTYLCFEGAEKVLEWFGLHHGPGESEEGARDERKLVFGAIRTDLILSTEIMLIALDSLDTGLGFWGTLGALAVIALGMTALVYGAVALLVKIDDIGLQMMKNPARKVRRTGVRIVASMPAVFRVISVVGTVAMLWVGGHLVVANLAETLWTGPYDLLHVVTHAIEATGPVVVWLADTAYSAVFGMLLGLVIVGIVLGISRLVRGRSATTTAAH from the coding sequence ATGTCGGTCGGCCTGCTCGCGGTGGTGGATGACATCCTGACCGCAGCCCTCAAGGCGAGCGCGAAGACGGCGGGTGTCGTGATCGACGATGCCGCGGTGACCCCCCAGTACGTCCAGGGTCTCTCCCCGGCGCGCGAGCTGCCCGTGGTGCGCAACATCGCGCTCGGGAGCCTGTTCAACAAGTTCATCATCATCATCCCGGTGGCGCTGCTGCTGACCGCGTTCGCGCCGTGGGTGCTGCCCTTCCTCCTGATCATCGGCGGGACGTACCTCTGCTTCGAGGGCGCGGAGAAGGTGCTCGAGTGGTTCGGGCTGCACCACGGACCCGGGGAATCGGAGGAGGGTGCGCGCGACGAGCGCAAGCTGGTCTTCGGAGCGATCCGCACCGACCTCATCCTCAGCACCGAGATCATGCTGATCGCGCTCGACAGCCTCGACACCGGACTCGGGTTCTGGGGGACGCTGGGGGCGCTCGCCGTGATCGCGCTCGGCATGACCGCCCTCGTGTACGGCGCCGTGGCCCTCCTCGTGAAGATCGACGACATCGGCCTGCAGATGATGAAGAACCCCGCGCGGAAGGTGCGCCGTACCGGCGTCCGCATCGTCGCCTCGATGCCCGCCGTGTTCCGCGTGATCAGCGTGGTGGGAACCGTGGCGATGCTCTGGGTGGGTGGTCACCTCGTCGTGGCGAACCTCGCCGAGACCCTGTGGACCGGACCCTACGACCTGCTCCATGTCGTGACCCACGCGATCGAGGCCACCGGTCCCGTCGTCGTCTGGCTCGCGGACACCGCCTACTCGGCGGTGTTCGGGATGCTGCTCGGGCTCGTCATCGTCGGGATCGTGCTCGGGATCTCGCGACTCGTGCGCGGTCGCTCGGCCACGACCACCGCCGCCCACTGA
- the dinB gene encoding DNA polymerase IV, producing MRGEATVLHADLDAFYASVEQRDAPELRGRPVIVGGGVVLAASYEAKARGVRTAMGGRQARDLCPDAVVVPPRMEAYSAASRAVFAIFRDTTPHVEGLSIDEAFLEVGGLRRLSGTPEEIAVRLRQRVRAEVGLAISVGVARTKFLAKVASAVSKPDGLLIVEPDREQSFLLPLPVERLWGVGAVTAEKLHRLGIRTVGELAELEAATAERLLGRAAGAHLHALARLRDPRPVDSTRRRRSIGSQRALGSRPRTADELDLILTQIVDRLARRLREGGRVCRTVVLRLRFGDFVKATRSHTVRPTDRTSVVLDVARTLLAAAGPEIAERGITLIGLSLAQLSPADGLHPELPIEWGDDAGLDTVLDSVRQRFGAESLSRAAQLGRDPGWSTPVLPEHE from the coding sequence ATGAGGGGTGAGGCGACCGTCCTCCATGCCGATCTTGACGCGTTCTACGCCTCGGTGGAGCAGCGCGACGCACCCGAGCTGCGCGGGCGACCCGTCATCGTCGGGGGAGGGGTGGTGCTCGCCGCGAGCTATGAGGCCAAGGCCCGCGGGGTCCGCACGGCCATGGGCGGCAGGCAGGCCCGCGACCTCTGTCCCGACGCCGTCGTGGTGCCCCCGCGGATGGAGGCGTACTCGGCGGCGAGCCGAGCGGTCTTCGCGATCTTCCGCGACACGACACCTCACGTCGAGGGGCTCTCCATCGACGAGGCGTTCCTCGAGGTCGGCGGGCTCCGCCGGCTCTCCGGCACTCCCGAGGAGATCGCGGTGCGACTGCGGCAGCGGGTCCGCGCCGAGGTGGGCCTCGCGATCTCGGTCGGCGTGGCACGGACGAAGTTCCTCGCCAAGGTGGCGAGCGCGGTGAGCAAGCCCGACGGGCTCCTGATCGTCGAGCCGGATCGCGAGCAGTCCTTCCTCCTCCCGCTCCCTGTCGAGCGCCTCTGGGGCGTGGGCGCGGTGACCGCCGAGAAGCTGCATCGGCTCGGCATCCGCACCGTGGGCGAGCTCGCCGAGCTGGAGGCCGCCACCGCGGAGCGTCTGCTCGGGCGCGCCGCCGGAGCCCATCTGCACGCCCTGGCGCGGCTGCGCGACCCGAGACCGGTCGACTCGACCCGCCGCCGGAGGTCGATCGGCTCGCAGCGCGCCCTCGGCAGCCGTCCCCGCACGGCCGACGAGCTCGACCTCATCCTGACCCAGATCGTCGATCGGCTGGCGCGTCGCCTCCGCGAGGGCGGGAGGGTGTGCCGCACCGTCGTCCTGCGTCTGCGCTTCGGCGACTTCGTGAAGGCGACGAGGTCCCACACGGTCCGACCGACCGACCGCACCTCCGTGGTGCTCGACGTCGCACGCACGCTCCTCGCCGCCGCAGGTCCGGAGATCGCGGAACGGGGCATCACCCTCATCGGGCTCTCCCTCGCCCAGCTCTCCCCGGCCGACGGCCTCCACCCCGAGCTGCCGATCGAGTGGGGCGACGACGCCGGGCTCGACACGGTCCTCGACTCCGTCCGTCAGCGCTTCGGTGCCGAGTCGCTCTCCCGCGCCGCACAGCTCGGCCGTGACCCCGGGTGGTCCACACCCGTGCTCCCCGAGCACGAGTAG
- a CDS encoding helix-turn-helix domain-containing protein, whose translation MPVTRAKALGDYLRARRHLVSPVTVGIPVEPGRKVAGLRRSEVATLAGVSEQYYLRLEQGHDQRPSEQVLLALGRALQLDEYALDYLFRVAYAAEGTPAVDPLAEESITELLEHWSHSAVIVSDGNHDIVAVNRLAQQLGQGMLEVGDNSVVAYFSDEVREVTVDWEHGAANTAASLRFHSDPLSPRLQEIVDQLTASSPTFARLWPRHDAWPVADGRTQMHVEEFGTFDVEFTTLVVPGRPRHVLTIMFPPADSPAAAVFAYLAAR comes from the coding sequence GTGCCGGTCACGCGTGCCAAGGCACTCGGCGACTACCTGCGAGCGCGCCGTCATCTCGTGTCGCCGGTGACCGTGGGCATCCCGGTGGAGCCCGGCAGGAAGGTCGCAGGACTCCGGCGCAGCGAGGTCGCGACGCTGGCCGGCGTCAGCGAGCAGTACTACCTCCGGCTCGAACAGGGCCACGACCAGCGACCCTCGGAGCAGGTCCTCCTCGCGCTCGGCAGGGCCCTCCAACTCGACGAGTACGCGCTCGACTACCTATTCAGAGTCGCCTACGCCGCGGAGGGGACGCCCGCCGTGGACCCCCTGGCGGAGGAGAGCATCACCGAGCTCCTCGAGCACTGGAGTCACAGCGCGGTGATCGTCAGCGACGGCAACCACGACATCGTCGCGGTGAACCGTCTCGCCCAGCAGCTCGGCCAGGGGATGCTCGAGGTGGGGGACAACAGCGTCGTCGCCTACTTCTCCGATGAGGTCCGCGAGGTCACGGTCGACTGGGAGCACGGTGCGGCGAACACCGCGGCGTCGCTGCGCTTCCACAGCGATCCCCTCAGTCCCCGGCTGCAGGAGATCGTCGATCAGCTGACCGCATCCAGCCCCACATTCGCGAGACTCTGGCCGCGGCACGACGCCTGGCCCGTCGCCGACGGCAGGACGCAGATGCACGTCGAGGAGTTCGGGACCTTCGACGTGGAGTTCACGACCCTCGTCGTCCCCGGCCGTCCCCGTCACGTGCTCACGATCATGTTCCCTCCGGCGGACTCCCCGGCGGCGGCCGTGTTCGCCTACCTCGCCGCGCGCTGA